GCAGTAAGAGAAATAACCATAGGAACCGACGATAAAGCTATCACCATTGGTGGAGATGAAGTATTATACCGATACGAGTTAACCTACTACAACCCCACAGCCCTGGTTATTGATATAGCAGATAACCTGGATGATGCAGAATTCGCAGAAAGAGTTAAAAACATCGAAGAAACTGAGTTTGAAAGAATAGGTGAAATGCTCACTTTAGATGCCATAGCTCTTCGAAATGCATCAGGGGATGCAGTAAAATTTGCTGAAACCGCATCAAAACTTAAAAACGCTAAACTACCATTAATATTATGTTCATTCGACCCAGTAGCCATGAAAGCAGCCCTGGAAAAGGTTGGAAATGAAAGACCACTCATATATGCTGTTAACGAGGCCAATATGGATGAAATGGCAGCACTAGCACTGGAATATGATTGTCCAATAAGTATATTCTCTCCTAACGACCTGGAAAAGATGAAACAAATCAGTCGAACCTTGAGGGAGAAAGGAGTACAGGATATTGTTCTTGACCCGGGAACATTTGTGGGAGAAGGTATTGGAGACAGTCTGGATGATTTTGTCATGATCCGCAGATTGGCAGTGGAAGAAAGAGATGATGATTTCCGCTTCCCAATACTGGGCATACCCGCCCTCACCTGGATACATGAAAAGGATGAAGTGCAGGGAGGTATCAAAGAAGCTACCATTGCCGCCACCCTCATGAACAAATATGCTGATGTGCTGATACTCCATGGAACCAATATCTGGGAATTAATACCAGTTCTTACTTTAAGACAGGGTATCTACACCGACCCCAGAAAGCCACAGGCTGTGGATCCCGGAGTTTATGAGTTTGGTGAAGTGGGCAAGGATTCTCCAGTACTCATGACCACCAACTTCGCCTTAACCTTCTACACAGTGGAGGGAGACATCAAAGGCAAAACCACTGCTTACCTACTGGTACTGGACACTGAAGGTCGGGCTGTGGATGTGTCCCTGGCTGGAGGCCAGCTCAATGCCGAAGCTGTAGCAGATCTTATTAAAGAAACTGGAATTGAAGATAAGGTGGATACCCGCACTCTGATCATACCGGGATTATCTGCCCCAGCAAGTGGAGAAATCGAGGATGAAAGTGGATGGGAAGTTTTGGTTGGTCCACGAGACTCATCAGGGGTACCTGGCTTCCTGGAAGATCTTAAAGGAAAATCTTAAGAAATGCACAGGTTAAAAAAGAAATAAGATGGATGAGTGATAAAAAATGAAGACTCTGATGGTAGTTGACCCCCGCCGCTGCAGTGAATGCCAAGACTGTATCAATGCTTGTAAAAAAATTCATGGTGTGGCCAGGACCAAGAAAACCAGCACCGTACCTATATTTTGCCTGCAATGCCATCCAGACAAAGCACCATGTGCCCGAATATGTCCCACAGGAGCTATACGAGAAGAGGATGGTACCTTAATAGTGGATGAGGACGCCTGTATATTATGTCGTCTGTGCATGATCGCCTGTCCTGTGGGGATGTTGGTTATTGATGATGGGAAAAAGGCAGTACAGAAATGTACATTATGCCTCGATGCGGAAGACCAGATACTCCCTGCCTGTGTAGAAGCCTGTAAGGATAATGTGCTTAAGATATTCTCTGTAGAAGAACTGGAAGACCTGAAAAAAGATCTTTCCTACACCGAAGTTCTTAACGAAGCAATGAAAGCATATCAGGAAAAACTTTAGAAAAATATTTTTTAATACCTAATAAAATCTGAAAGATAATAGTAGTGTTAGCTGTTATCTTCAAACTCTTTTTTTTAACTTGTATCCTGTTAATTGAATTATTAATTTACATTATGAATAAAAACGTATTTTCCTATGTTGAATTTAGCCGTAAATATAGAAACTATCCACCATGATTTCTATGTCTTCACCTGCTTCATCAAAGGCAGTTGGATCCCCTACAAACCACATGTAATACAATAAATCCATTTTCTTAAAGGACACTATTAAAATACTGGTGGGTGTGACCTCGTGGTTCTCACCATATACTTCATAAATTTCCATCCCATATTTTTCAAAATCACGTTCATCAATTACTTCACTACCCTGGACCTTGAACACATCTTTCAGCATCTCTGCAAATTCATGGGATGATACTTCAGCCACATTGGTGTTTCGGTTAAGTGAGAGGGTTATAGAGTTGTTTGCATACAACCCTCTAACTACCTTCTTGGCATCGGAAGTGCTGATGATCTCCCACTGATCTGAATAATCGAAAGACACTTCACCATTGTCAAAATTTAATATACGAGTTTTTTTAGGAGGTTCAAGGATTTTTTGGATGGATATATTGGCTTTTTCTCTAACATATTTATATTCGTCTTTTTGAGCGTTTTGAAGTGCTTTCAGTGCCCTTTCATCTCCGATTCTGCCCAGGGCTTCGGCAGCTCTTCCTCTCACATGGCGATTATTATCTCTATATTTCCCCAAAAGCACGGATATCAGTGCATTCAACGCTTTTTCGCCACCTATTTTCCCTATAACTTCTGCTGATTTGGTTCTGACTCGCCAGTTCTTATTTCGCAGTGCTTTTATCAAGGGCTCAATTGCACTTTCACCCATTTTTGCCAAAGCCAGCATGGCTTTCCAGCGCACATCAGCATCTTCATCTTCCATGGAATCTAAAAGAAGGGGAATGGCTCTCTCATCTTTCAGTTTTCCCAGTGATACAGCTGCATATTTGCGTACTTGCCAATCACTATCTTCAAGGGCTTTTATGAGGTAGGGAACTGCATGATGATCACCAATCATTCCTAAAGCATTGGCAGCAGTTTTTCTCACATCCCATTTTTGATCTTCCAGAGCAGTGATCAATGCATCTACTGCTTCACCATCGCCTATTTCTCCCAGTGCCCATGCTGATTTTAACCGCACTTCATCATCAGGATCGTCTTCCATGGATTCAATCAGGTATGGTACTGCTCTTACATCTCCAATTCTACCTAAAGCTTCTGCAGAATTTTCTCTAACTGAATTTAAAATTATATAATCAGAATGCCAGCTTTTATATCGTAAAGAATCAATCAATGCATTCACTGCCTTTTCATCTCCCACTTTTTTCAGAGCTCTAGCAGCTTCCTTTCTCATAAGATAGTTTCGATCCTTAAGGGCTCTTATAAGTCCATCAACATCTTGTTCTTCTTCAAGATATTCTATATCGGGATCACTTGAATCCATAAACATACTCCTGGAAATTAAGAATTACCCACTAAAATCATTATAATAATATTTTGTGTGCATTGAGTTTATAAGTTTAATATTAAAAAAATCAAAAACCCCTAAGTTTTTGACAGTGTCTATTCAACGAGTAGGGCATATCCAAAGATTATAGTAAGTCCTTTAAGAGTTTTAAAAATTGAGGGTATTCTTTTACCAAGCCCAACATGGACATCTTGGAGATTGATTCTAAATCCTGCTCTTTAAGAAATTTAGCCAGTATATTAATCTCTTCATCAGTTAATTTGTCCAGTATCTTACGATATTTTAATGAATCTTTAATATCTTTCCCTATTTCATTTTTCCAGCGTTTTTCATATTTTTTCAAGAAATTTGACGTGTTTTTTTCCTTTTCAATTCCTTCAGCTGCTATTTCTCCAGCTACACGTCCACAATGGGCTGCAATGTGAATTCCTCCTCCAGTGAATGGTTCAACTTGCCCTGCAGCATCTCCAACCACCAGAAGGCCGTCAGTGTATGTTTTTTTAACAGGTCCCAGCACTGGAACTCCGCCTATGTTAAGTTCGACTGGGGTGGCATCCATGTTGGTTGTGAATTTTTTAAGGAAATGGTATGCAGTTTCAGTGTTACTCCTCACTCCCACTCCTACATTGGCCACATTATCTCCCTTGGGAAATAT
This is a stretch of genomic DNA from Methanobacterium petrolearium. It encodes these proteins:
- the acsC gene encoding acetyl-CoA decarbonylase/synthase complex subunit gamma, coding for MQVTAMDIYRLLPQTNCEDCDAPACGEASCMAFATKLSEKESQLGLCTELSEESFTKLEALLAPAVREITIGTDDKAITIGGDEVLYRYELTYYNPTALVIDIADNLDDAEFAERVKNIEETEFERIGEMLTLDAIALRNASGDAVKFAETASKLKNAKLPLILCSFDPVAMKAALEKVGNERPLIYAVNEANMDEMAALALEYDCPISIFSPNDLEKMKQISRTLREKGVQDIVLDPGTFVGEGIGDSLDDFVMIRRLAVEERDDDFRFPILGIPALTWIHEKDEVQGGIKEATIAATLMNKYADVLILHGTNIWELIPVLTLRQGIYTDPRKPQAVDPGVYEFGEVGKDSPVLMTTNFALTFYTVEGDIKGKTTAYLLVLDTEGRAVDVSLAGGQLNAEAVADLIKETGIEDKVDTRTLIIPGLSAPASGEIEDESGWEVLVGPRDSSGVPGFLEDLKGKS
- a CDS encoding 4Fe-4S dicluster domain-containing protein; protein product: MKTLMVVDPRRCSECQDCINACKKIHGVARTKKTSTVPIFCLQCHPDKAPCARICPTGAIREEDGTLIVDEDACILCRLCMIACPVGMLVIDDGKKAVQKCTLCLDAEDQILPACVEACKDNVLKIFSVEELEDLKKDLSYTEVLNEAMKAYQEKL
- a CDS encoding HEAT repeat domain-containing protein encodes the protein MDSSDPDIEYLEEEQDVDGLIRALKDRNYLMRKEAARALKKVGDEKAVNALIDSLRYKSWHSDYIILNSVRENSAEALGRIGDVRAVPYLIESMEDDPDDEVRLKSAWALGEIGDGEAVDALITALEDQKWDVRKTAANALGMIGDHHAVPYLIKALEDSDWQVRKYAAVSLGKLKDERAIPLLLDSMEDEDADVRWKAMLALAKMGESAIEPLIKALRNKNWRVRTKSAEVIGKIGGEKALNALISVLLGKYRDNNRHVRGRAAEALGRIGDERALKALQNAQKDEYKYVREKANISIQKILEPPKKTRILNFDNGEVSFDYSDQWEIISTSDAKKVVRGLYANNSITLSLNRNTNVAEVSSHEFAEMLKDVFKVQGSEVIDERDFEKYGMEIYEVYGENHEVTPTSILIVSFKKMDLLYYMWFVGDPTAFDEAGEDIEIMVDSFYIYG